In Myotis daubentonii chromosome 16, mMyoDau2.1, whole genome shotgun sequence, one DNA window encodes the following:
- the BAIAP2 gene encoding brain-specific angiogenesis inhibitor 1-associated protein 2 isoform X7 — MSLSRSEEMHRLTENVYKYIDAISSKQGDLENYVSDGYKTALTEERRRFCFLVEKQCAVAKNSAAYHSKGKELLAQKLPLWQQACADPNKIPDRAVQLLQQLASSNGAILPGALSASKSSLVISDPIPGAKPLPVPPELAPFVGRLSAQENAPIMNGVSGPDSEDYSPWADRKGAQAKSSSPQQPQTKMSDSYSNTLPVRKSVAPKNSYAATENKTLPRSSSMAAGLERNGRMRVKAIFSHAAGDNSTLLSFKEGDLITLLVPEARDGWHYGESEKTKMRGWFPFSYTRVLDSDGGDRLHMSLQPGKSSSTGNLLDKEDLALPPPDYGPSSRGFPTQTASTFKQRPYSMAVPAFSQEPLRQCPAKADSDQRQVCPPPQLTPLGTAPGPARPPVSPSDDFPGRLQRDCTKPSPGPAAPVDGAPVTRC, encoded by the exons tACATCGACGCCATCAGCAGCAAGCAGGGCGACCTGGAGAACTACGTGTCCGACGGCTACAAGACGGCGCTGACGGAGGAGAGGCGCCGGTTCTGCTTCCTGGTGGAGAAGCAGTGCGCCGTGGCCAAGAACTCCGCCGCCTACCACTCCAAG GGCAAAGAGCTGCTGGCGCAGAAGCTGCCGCTGTGGCAACAGGCCTGCGCCGACCCCAACAAGATCCCGGACCGCGCGGTgcagctgctgcagcagctgGCCAGCAGCAACGGCGCCATCCTGCCGGGCGCCCTGTCGGCCTCCAAGTCCAGCCTGGTCATCTCGGACCCCATCCCGGGGGCCAAGCCCCTGCCGGTGCCCCCCGAGCTGGCCCCGTTTGTGGGG CGGCTGTCCGCCCAGGAGAACGCACCCATCATGAACGGCGTCTCGGGCCCCGACAGCGAGGACTACAGCCCCTGGGCTGACCGCAAGGGGGCCCAGGCCAAGTCCTCGTCTCCTCAGCAGCCTCAGACCAAGATGAGCGACTCCTACTCCAACACCCTGCCCGTGCGCAAGAGCGTGGCCCCCAAGAACAGCTACGCCGCCA CTGAGAACAAGACGCTGCcccgctccagctccatggcagcCGGCCTGGAGCGCAACGGCCGCATGCGGGTGAAGGCCATTTTCTCACACGCGGCGGGCGACAACAGCACCCTGCTGAGCTTCAAGGAGGGCGACCTCATCACCCTGCTGGTGCCCGAGGCCCGGGACGGCTGGCACTACGGCGAGAGCGAGAAGACCAAGAT GCGGGGCTGGTTTCCCTTCTCCTACACGCGGGTGCTGGACAGCGACGGGGGCGACAGGCTGCACATGAG CCTGCAGCCGGGCAAGAGCAGCAGCACCGGCAACCTCCTGGACAAGGAGGACCTGGCCCTCCCGCCGCCCGACTACGGCCCCTCCTCCCGTGGCTTCCCCACCCAGACGGCCAGCACCTTCAAGCAGAGGCCCTACAGCATGGCCGTGCCCGCCTTCTCTCAG GAACCCCTTCGCCAGTGTCCAGCTAAAGCCGACAGTGACCAGCGACAGGTCTGCCCCCCTCCTCAGCTGACACCCCTCGGCACGGCCCCGGGCCCTGCCCGCCCGCCTGTGAGCCCTTCGGACGACTTCCCCGGCCGCCTCCAGAGAGACTGCACCAAACCCTCACCTGGACCCGCTGCTCCTGTGGACGGGGCGCCGGTGACCCGGTGCTGA